The DNA region TAGGGTTTCCCCTGATTGGCCTTTGCCTGCTGCCAGCGATACAGAGCATCACTTTCATAGGTCATGGCTACATCAGCATCATTGGAACCGCGAGCAATAAATTCTTGCAGCAGTACATCGGTAGACCGGGGAGGTTGGTAAACAGAGCGTTTGATCAGACTAAACAGATCCTGAATCGTTGGGGAACTCAGGTCACTGGTATTGAGATTGCCATTGACTTTGGATTGTGCCCAAAGGGTGAGAGTCAGTTGTCCACTATTGGAACGAGTCGGATCCGTGGTCAGGAAATCAAAACTGCCCCAACTGGGAGGGCCGCCGATCGCTCCCCAACTGCTGGCTTGCATCGCTTGTTCAACTCGTTCCCAGCGAAACTGTCCATCCGGAAACAGCGTTTTGCCCCGATCGGGCCAGGCGATCGCCACCAGCATCGTCTTGGCAATGGGGCGGGGGGCCTCGTAAAAGGGATCATCACGATTCTGAGTCCGCCAGCGTTCGTTCAGTTCGCTCAGGATTTCACCATTGGCTGGGATCAATACCGTCGGTTTGAAGTCGTTCTTGTTGTCAAGGTAACGATTAATAATATCCTGAGATCCCTGGAATTCTAACTTCAGCTTGATGCTGGGATATTGTTTCTCAAAGCTTGCTTGCAGCGTCCGCAGGGGTTCTTCCAGTTCTGTTCCACTGACTACGATGATGGTTTGTTGCCATCCCGGAATGGGAGCATAGGTAAGTCCCAATGCTACTAAAATAATGCCTACTGAGGTTAACCAGCGTGAAGATTTGGATGTGAGTTTAAAGCCTGACATACCGTAAAGAGATTAACGGGAAATAAGCAGATCGACATTGGACTGGACGCTGTTCAGATCCTCACTCAAAGAACGCAATTCCATAGCCTGAGCAGCATCTGTAAGATTGGCAGTGCGTAACTTGTTTTGCAATGCCTGAAGCACTCCGGCAGTGTCGGTGACTAGCATACTCAAGTTGGCAATCTGGGACTGCCGAACATCTTGCCCCTGTTGCACCAATTGCAGATTGCGTCTCAGGCGATCGGTGAGTGTCTGAAGTTGCTCCCGTGCGGCTCCAGAACTAGAGCGAAGCCGCGTCTCAGCCTCCTGCAATTGACGTTGCAATTCGCTGGCAGACAGGAGTGTTGGGTCACTATGCTGCAGTCGTTGAATCATCTGGTCGATTTTTCCAGGCAGTTCTACAGCGCGATCGCAGGCGTACTGTACCGCCACCAGCAATTCCATCTGAGACGCATTGGTTAACAGACGAGTCGCCTCTAACCGGAAGGCACCCGTTTTATCCGCCAGACTACGAGCCTGCTGCTGGATCGCCTGCACCTGTTTTTCCAGTTCGGGGTCACCTAAGTTAAGACTTTGCGGCTCATGAGACTGCCGCAGTATGGCAGTTCCTGTCGCAACCCCCACCGCCAACGGCAGCATCACCACACTGGGTAGATGGGAGATTCTGACCCCAACCACCAGTACCACAGCCCCAGCCAGCACGGCCAATGGATAATCAAGGGGATTCACTAATTTCATGCCGCCTCCTGGTTAAAACTCTACTTGCAAGTTAGACATCACCTGTGAGATCGTTTGAGGATCGCCTTTAGAGTAGTAGCCACCATTCAAGTTGGCAATCTGCTTTAACGCATCCGGATTGAATTCGCCTTCATTGCCATAGCCCACCGTAAAGAAGCTAATCCGCTGGTCACTGTTGAAACCACTCTTTTGCAACTCAGCAGAGAGTTGATCCAGGTTCATTCCAGAGGCCGTATCTTCTCCATCCGTCAAAATCACCACGGCATTGATTGCCTCTTGCCGCAAGTTTTGCTGCAACCAGTTCCGGGCATAAAGTGTAGCTTTATACAGCTTGGTTGCTCCACCAGCTTTGAGGTTACGGACGAACTCGATTCCCCGATTGCGTCCAGCAGGGGTGCCATCAATCAAAATGGGTTCATGAATCTCCGAGTTAAAGTCCATGAGGGCAATTCGGTCTTTGGGGCCCAAACCATTGATATAGGTTAGGAGTGTATTCTGAATGGCGGTCAGCTTGGTTCCTGCCATTGACCCTGAGGTATCTACCACCAGCACGACCAGTGAGGGTTTCTTGGCATACTCTTGCCAGGATTTGAGCATGGCATCCACCACCTCTGGCTGGGGTGGTCGATAGGAATCGTACCGGGGTTGGGGCTGGACTCCAAAGGCGGCAGAGAATTTAGGGCCGAGGGGAACGCCAGCCACGCCAGGACGCAATCCTAAATCGGTCGCTATTTTTTGGGCCTCTGGCGATCGCCAGTAAGCAATAATCTTTTCAGCCGCCGCTTTCTCATCAGCACTGACCCAGGGGGCATTGGGCAAGATTGCCCGCATATTTGAGGTAAAGGTGGCTTTGGGATAGATTGCCTGGTAAGGGGGTTGCCCCGGTTGCAAATTGGAGTTCGCTGCAATCACAGACGATTCGTACACAGAACCAACGGATGCCCAAAAAGGGCCATTTTGCACCATCGCTTTAGCCAGGGCATGGGTAGAAATGCCATAACGGGTGACTTTGCTCTGGATTTTTTGCACCTGGGGTTGGTAGCGGGTGACATCGGCAGCAGTTAATTGTTCTGGACGCTTACCCGAAACAGCAGCAAATTGGGCCACCAGAGTTTGCAATCCTGAATTGGAGCGAGTGGGCGCTGTTTGGACGTAGTGAATAAACAGCGGGGGACTGGCCGGATCAAGCTCCTGGTGGGTTTTAGCGGTGACTAATGCTGTGAACAGGTCGTCCACCTGGGACAGCCCCTTCGCCAGATTATCCTGAGCCATAAACACCATCGGAGTATTGGCCAGTAGTGGAGAATCCGTGATCTCAGGGATATAGCGTTGTCCTGGGAAAAGCTGGTTGATCTGATAAATCAACTGGCTCTGGTAAATTTCCCCATCCACTGAAATCAGGGTAGGAAACTGGGGCGCATCGGCTGGAAGCGTTCCAGCTTTCAACTGTTGAGCCAGCCCTACCACCGTTGCAACGACATCTCCGCTGCCCTTGGCTTCGCAGGTGAAGCGAAAGGGTGTGCCATTGTCAAGCCTGGGCTGTTGTTGATTGAACGACTGACTGGTTTGATTACAGAAGTCCTCCAGAGCACTGCCTACCAGCACTTTGACCGTTAGCCCGTTGAAGGTATCGGGATTGTTCAAATTGGTCGTACACGCACTCAGGACAAGCAGGCTACAGGTCGATATGAAGTGTTTTATCCCTTGCAACTTGATTCGAATCATAGAGTTAAGTAATGAAACTGGAAAAAATTAAGGTGGGGTTGCTATCGTCAGCGGGCAAATCATATCTTGCTGCTTACAGCAACATTACTGGGCATTGATTTTCCGTAAACACTGGTCAATCTGAGTCGCTTCTTGAGTCTTCCCCTGAACCTTGAAAAGATCTCTGGCTTGTTTGAGTTCGGCGATCGCCTCCTCTCGTTGGCCTTGCTCATAGAGGGCAAGCCCCAGGTTATTGTGAGCCAGTGCGTAGTTGGGATTGAGGCGAAGCGCCTAGCGGAACTCTGCGATCGCCTCCTCTGGTTTGCCTTGGGCGGCGAGGGCAACCCCCAGGCTATAGTGAGCCGTTGCATTGTTAGGATCGAGTTGAATCGCTTTTCTAAAGGCAGCTTCAGCCCCTCGAAAATCTCCCGCCTCGATGAGTTGTATGCCTTGTTCCAGATATTGCGTGGCGGAAGCCTGAGCCATGAATAATGAAGTAGATGCCTGATGGGTCAGTTCATGCGGTCTGATTGCGGCGATCGCTAGAGCATTTCCTGGATTGAAGAACACTAAACCCAGAACCGCCGCAGTCAGAAGCGAGGACGGTTGCAGCTTAGTCATAGATAGCCTCCAACGGCTATGGTGTATCCTAATTCAATTGTCGATCCGCAAAAGCCACAGGTGCCAGTGTAAGCATGAAAACTTAACCGGGAAGGCAAGAACTCCCGTGCCCTGATTACTTATTGGTATTGCGGACTAGACCCGTGAAGCCAGCCACCCATAAGGTTGTCAGTACCCAACCTGACATGACCTGCAGCCAGAAATAGTACCGCAACCATGCACCGGATTTGAGATAAAATACTCTGTCTTCAAGTCTTCCCTGATTGGCATTGGGTAGCCATGCATCTTTTAGGCGTAAATCAATAATTGGCAGAAAAACGTCTAGAGAATCTAAGTACAGGACAAAAGTTGTAGGGACTGCAAAAAGTCGGACTCATTGGACGGGGATGGGTTGAGTACCAAATGGCGCAAATAATCGAGTCCTAAACGAAATAGACTTTTGGCCCGACGACCATGTTTTTTAATCTCAAGCGGATGCCATTGATGCAACCATAACCCAGTGCACACCGCCCAGCCGCCCAGCATAAGGCTAAAGTCAACACGGCGAACAACTTACTCAATCGCTCATCATCGGTGAAGTGAGTGGATTCCAGGCAAAACCCACGGGTTTTGAAAATGCCAAACAAGGTTTCAATGCCCCAACGCAAGGCATAATCTTGGACCAAATTCTGGGACTTGATAGGCGCAATCACAACCAGTAAATCCCCATCCTCAAGCCGCAGGGCTTCAACGGCAACCGGGTAGCCCCAAACTCGGCAGGTGCCTGTGAGTCGTTGGGATTGACCCGGTTGCAGACGCGCAAACACGACCCGTGCGGCCAGCAGTTTGCCATCGTGCTCAATCTGGTCACTGCTCCGTATCCGTAAGCGACAGGCTAAAGCGGGTTCGAGCAGGAGATAGCGCACCCAGGCTTGCCCAAGGAACTCGCGTTCCGCACATAAGTAGTTCACAACTGCTGTGGGGAACCGTTTGGCAAAGGTCTCCATGAACCGCATCCGCTCGTCACTGTTGGAATTTCCCCGCTTGGCTAACAGCCACCACAGCACCGGGAAGGCAACGCCTTCGTGCACAATTCCTATTCAATTGGGCTTGGAGGACTCGCTTTAATTCGCTATATTGGCTCATAGGGTTTCTCAAGAGTGTGGTACTTCTGATGAAACCCTACCCTGCTCAACCTTTCAAGCTTTTTGTCCTGTACCTAGGATAGTCTTATGCGATCTGAGTAGCTTATTCCCCGATCGCTAGCTAACAAGTCGCTGCACCGGAACGCCGTAAGTTGGTCGGTTGAGATGCAAAAGTTATCTGCCTCCGCTGATTTGAGCCGTTAGCTAACTCCGCAGCCAGACCTTACACTCGTTCTTCAGCGGGATTGGTCAACCTGAAACCACCCAGAAGCTTGTCAGTCGAAGTCGTGATTTGCGGGTTAGCTGTGATTGCGAAAGCACCCAGACAATGTTTAGTGAGGGCCATAGCGAGAGGCGATCGGGCATCCCGAAACCGCCCAGGAGATTGGGGGTGAGGCGTGGTTGAAGGGCGACCCTTGCGGTATCTGCGAAGCAGCACGGTGCGTCACTGAGCTAACAACGCTGTTACAACGGATTGGTTAGTTCTGGCTGTAGAGGAGCAAGGTTGATCTGCAACC from Leptodesmis sichuanensis A121 includes:
- a CDS encoding tetratricopeptide repeat protein, with product MTKLQPSSLLTAAVLGLVFFNPGNALAIAAIRPHELTHQASTSLFMAQASATQYLEQGIQLIEAGDFRGAEAAFRKAIQLDPNNATAHYSLGVALAAQGKPEEAIAEFR
- a CDS encoding VWA domain-containing protein is translated as MIRIKLQGIKHFISTCSLLVLSACTTNLNNPDTFNGLTVKVLVGSALEDFCNQTSQSFNQQQPRLDNGTPFRFTCEAKGSGDVVATVVGLAQQLKAGTLPADAPQFPTLISVDGEIYQSQLIYQINQLFPGQRYIPEITDSPLLANTPMVFMAQDNLAKGLSQVDDLFTALVTAKTHQELDPASPPLFIHYVQTAPTRSNSGLQTLVAQFAAVSGKRPEQLTAADVTRYQPQVQKIQSKVTRYGISTHALAKAMVQNGPFWASVGSVYESSVIAANSNLQPGQPPYQAIYPKATFTSNMRAILPNAPWVSADEKAAAEKIIAYWRSPEAQKIATDLGLRPGVAGVPLGPKFSAAFGVQPQPRYDSYRPPQPEVVDAMLKSWQEYAKKPSLVVLVVDTSGSMAGTKLTAIQNTLLTYINGLGPKDRIALMDFNSEIHEPILIDGTPAGRNRGIEFVRNLKAGGATKLYKATLYARNWLQQNLRQEAINAVVILTDGEDTASGMNLDQLSAELQKSGFNSDQRISFFTVGYGNEGEFNPDALKQIANLNGGYYSKGDPQTISQVMSNLQVEF
- a CDS encoding substrate-binding domain-containing protein; the encoded protein is MGLTYAPIPGWQQTIIVVSGTELEEPLRTLQASFEKQYPSIKLKLEFQGSQDIINRYLDNKNDFKPTVLIPANGEILSELNERWRTQNRDDPFYEAPRPIAKTMLVAIAWPDRGKTLFPDGQFRWERVEQAMQASSWGAIGGPPSWGSFDFLTTDPTRSNSGQLTLTLWAQSKVNGNLNTSDLSSPTIQDLFSLIKRSVYQPPRSTDVLLQEFIARGSNDADVAMTYESDALYRWQQAKANQGKPYQIYYLNPTIETTATAAIVRREVSDGKAQAARKFLDFLVQPAQQQVLVQYGFRPINAAVDLPTVPNSPWSQKIPGATAQPTGTILPPPERQIAREVIRQWERAK